The following are from one region of the Sorghum bicolor cultivar BTx623 chromosome 2, Sorghum_bicolor_NCBIv3, whole genome shotgun sequence genome:
- the LOC8075029 gene encoding F-box protein At1g30790: MDGPKRTKAAAADGFPDDPVVKILSCLPAKPLFRFKCVSKGWCDLIVDRLGRRKFPQTLEGFFIDSSVGGGVNDLRFINLSGKSVPLVDASFSFLTKLPEIKQIKLLSAHNGLLLFENFIDCDRYKYIICNPATEQWMCVPSPGISSHPPRTCDCEQHFANEVNSLLIFNPDVSSHFHLLQFWHSNDETRLVNTVLAFSSETGVWRNSTTEWIKWREWMELDEVRSKLGYADVNGMLHVPVYPQPILTPSQRQDIKIVVADMQGKKLMAIHWPGLNEFTDATFIGQSQGHLHCITAHKKQDHPIHITGLSIWVLEDYDAGHWVLKKSVSCSQLFGEMSCGVNDLDVITIHPDRNLVFFVHRCSWKLMSYDMDTEEVCDLYTLGHGCGLIIPYVPYFADVPVLSGRASTDFLEGQPTIV; encoded by the coding sequence ATGGATGGCCCCAAGAGGACCAAGGCCGCTGCAGCTGATGGCTTCCCTGATGACCCCGTCGTGAAGATCCTCTCCTGCCTCCCCGCTAAGCCACTTTTCCGGTTCAAGTGCGTCTCCAAAGGCTGGTGCGACCTCATCGTCGATCGCCTTGGCCGCCGAAAGTTCCCCCAAACCCTAGAGGGTTTCTTCATCGACAGCAGCGTTGGCGGTGGCGTGAATGATTTGCGATTCATCAACCTATCAGGGAAATCTGTGCCTCTCGTCGATGCCTCATTCTCCTTCCTCACAAAGCTGCCTGAGATTAAGCAAATCAAACTCTTGAGCGCCCACAATGGACTCCTCCTCTTTGAGAACTTCATTGATTGTGACAGATACAAGTACATCATTTGCAACCCTGCCACTGAACAATGGATGTGCGTGCCCAGCCCTGGCATTAGTTCACATCCGCCCAGAACATGTGATTGTGAACAACATTTTGCAAATGAAGTCAACAGCCTTCTGATTTTCAACCCGGATGTCTCCTCGCACTTTCACCTGCTCCAATTCTGGCACAGTAATGACGAAACTAGGTTAGTCAACACTGTGCTTGCCTTCTCATCTGAAACTGGGGTTTGGAGAAATAGTACTACAGAATGGATAAAATGGAGAGAATGGATGGAACTTGACGAAGTGCGATCTAAGTTGGGCTATGCTGATGTTAATGGCATGCTGCATGTTCCAGTCTACCCGCAGCCCATACTAACACCGTCACAGAGACAGGATATTAAGATAGTTGTGGCGGACATGCAAGGGAAGAAACTTATGGCGATCCACTGGCCAGGCTTGAATGAATTTACTGATGCTACTTTTATTGGTCAATCCCAAGGACACCTGCATTGCATCACTGCACATAAAAAACAAGACCATCCCATCCACATCACTGGACTATCCATTTGGGTTCTTGAGGACTATGATGCAGGGCATTGGGTCCTGAAGAAAAGCGTGAGTTGTTCACAGCTGTTTGGAGAAATGAGTTGTGGAGTCAATGACTTAGATGTGATCACCATTCACCCAGATCGCAATTTGGTTTTCTTCGTTCACCGCTGCAGCTGGAAACTGATGTCATATGACATGGATACTGAGGAAGTGTGTGATCTCTACACTCTAGGACATGGTTGTGGGCTGATTATCCCTTATGTTCCCTATTTCGCGGATGTGCCTGTGCTCAGCGGCAGAGCTTCAACTGATTTTCTGGAGGGGCAACCAACAATAGTGTAA
- the LOC8075031 gene encoding protein Rf1, mitochondrial, with translation MWVHGGTRPVPSLTAAITAASIRSQAPLKHVVSPPTLGFYSFPPTTPQKAYAAAALCGVRTIPARSAFATESEARDVWIPPPAPTMSNRPRPSWLKKCSRRSKCVPHSRPVRQRGRRYENRPSCELERFIGECFRSGDLDPEDALDLFDELLPQARQGSVYALTRLLTTVARAPVSSAVPNGPALAVSMFNRMARAGSKKVAPTTVTYTILISCCCYVGCLNLAFAALGQIIKTGLRANAISFTPILRTLCAEKRTSDAMNIVIRWTPKLGCTPDVFSYTVLLKGLCDEKKCEEAVDLIHMMAEDGDHCPPNVVSYTTVIHGFFKEDEVGKAYTLFCEMLDRGIPPDVVTCNSIIDGLCKVQAMDKAEEVLRQMFDKHIMPDCTTYNSLVHGYLSSGQLKEAVRILKQMSRHGQPPNGVTYSMLIDCLCKFGGHTEAREILNSMIQSRGNPNVATYGGLLHGYATKGDLVEMNNLIDLMVQNGVRPDHHIFNIQIYAYVKCGRLDEAMLTFNKMRQQGLMPDIISYGTMIDGLCKIGRLDAAMSQFCQMIDDGLSPDIVVFTNLIHGFSMYGKWEKAEELFYEMMDRGIRPTVVVFTTMIDKLFKEGKVTEAKTLFDLMPIASVKPNVVSYNAIIHGYFLAGKLDEVLKLLDDMLSVGLKPNAVTFNTLLDDMLSMGLKPDVATCNTLIDSCCEDGRIEDVLTLFREMLSKAAKTDTVTENIIS, from the exons ATCTGCATTTGCCACCGAATCGGAGGCGCGAGACGTGTGGATCCCACCGCCGGCGCCGACCATGTCGAACCGGCCGCGCCCGTCTTGGCTGAAGAA GTGCTCCCGTCGATCCAAATGCGTTCCCCACAGCCGGCCGGTTCGGCAGCGGGGTCGGAGGTACGAAAACCGCCCGTCCTGCGAGCTGGAGCGCTTCATCGGAGAGTGTTTCCGCTCGGGAGACCTTGACCCCGAGGACGCACTCGATCTGTTCGACGAGCTGCTTCCCCAAGCGAGGCAAGGCTCCGTTTATGCCCTCACCCGGCTCCTCACCACTGTCGCTCGCGCCCCAGTCTCCTCCGCCGTGCCCAACGGCCCTGCCCTCGCCGTGTCCATGTTCAACCGCATGGCCCGAGCGGGCTCCAAGAAGGTTGCTCCGACCACAGTTACCtacaccatcctcatcagctgctgctgctatgTAGGCTGCTTGAACCTCGCCTTTGCCGCATTGGGCCAAATCATTAAGACGGGACTGAGGGCAAATGCCATCAGTTTCACGCCTATACTTAGGACCCTCTGTGCTGAGAAGAGGACGAGTGATGCAATGAATATTGTGATCAGATGGACGCCTAAGCTTGGCTGCACCCCGGATGTCTTCTCCTACACCGTACTTCTCAAAGGGCTATGTGACGAGAAGAAATGTGAAGAGGCTGTTGACCTGATCCACATGATGGCTGAGGATGGAGATCACTGCCCACCTAATGTGGTGTCTTATACCACCGTAATCCATGGCTTCTTTAAAGAGGATGAGGTGGGGAAAGCTTACACCCTGTTTTGTGAAATGCTTGATCGTGGGATCCCGCCGGATGTTGTGACTTGCAACTCAATCATTGATGGCCTATGCAAGGTTCAAGCAATGGACAAGGCTGAGGAGGTCCTTCGACAGATGTTtgacaaacatattatgccTGACTGCACTACATATAACAGTCTGGTCCATGGATACCTCTCTTCGGGACAACTGAAAGAGGCGGTCAGAATTCTCAAACAAATGTCAAGACATGGGCAACCACCAAATGGTGTTACTTACAGCATGCTGATAGACTGTCTTTGCAAATTTGGAGGGCACACAGAAGCTAGAGAAATTTTGAATTCTATGATTCAGAGCCGTGGAAACCCCAATGTTGCCACCTACGGAGGTCTGCTTCATGGGTACGCTACCAAAGGAGATCTTGTTGAAATGAATAATCTCATAGATTTGATGGTACAGAACGGAGTGCGACCTGATCATCATATCTTCAACATACAGATTTATGCATACGTCAAATGTGGAAGGTTAGATGAGGCAATGCTTACTTTTAACAAAATGCGGCAGCAAGGATTGATGCCAGACATAATCAGCTATGGGACGATGATAGATGGGCTTTGCAAGATAGGCCGGCTGGACGCTGCAATGTCCCAATTCTGTCAGATGATTGATGATGGATTGTCTCCAGATATTGTAGTATTTACTAATCTAATACATGGTTTTTCTATGTACGGCAAATGGGAGAAGGCTGAGGAACTATTTTATGAGATGATGGATAGAGGCATTCGTCCTACTGTCGTTGTCTTCACTACAATGATAGACAAGCTATTCAAAGAAGGAAAGGTTACCGAGGCCAAAACACTCTTTGATTTGATGCCAATTGCTAGTGTAAAACCTAATGTGGTTTCCTACAATGCAATCATTCATGGATATTTCTTGGCTGGTAAACTGGATGAAGTGCTGAAGCTCCTTGATGATATGCTCTCAGTTGGCTTGAAACCCAATGCTGTTACTTTTAATACTTTACTTGATGACATGCTTTCTATGGGCTTGAAACCCGATGTTGCTACCTGTAACACTTTGATTGATAGCTGCTGTGAAGACGGTAGGATAGAAGATGTATTGACTCTTTTCAGAGAAATGTTGAGCAAGGCAGCTAAGACTGACACTGTCACGGAAAATATAATTTCCTGA